A region of the Vicinamibacterales bacterium genome:
GTGTACGGCGATCCGCTCGAGCACCCGCAGAAGGAAACCTATTGGGGCAACGTCAACCCGGTCGGGCCACGCGGCGTCTACGACGAGGCCAAACGCTTCGCCGAGGCGATGACCATGGCGTACCACCGGTATCACGGGGTGGACACGAAGATCGTGCGCATCTTCAACACCTACGGCCCGCGCATGCGCCTCAACGACGGCCGGGCGGTGCCCGCGTTCATGAGCCAGGCGCTGCGGGGAGAGGACATCACGATTTTCGGCTCCGGCCAGCAGACGCGCAGCTTCTGCTATGTGAGCGATCTCGTGGACGGCATCCTGCGTCTGGCCGAGTCGTCCGAGAACGACCCCGTCAACATCGGCAACCCGCACGAGATGACGATCGAAGAGATCGCCGCCACCATCGTCCGGATGTCCGGATCGAAGAGCCGGCTGGTCTACCGGCCGCTGCCGGTCGACGACCCCAAGCAGCGGCGTCCCGACATCACCCGCGCGCGGACCCTGCTCGGCTGGGAACCCAAGGTCGCGCTCGAAGAAGGGCTGACCAAGACGCTGGACTATTTCCGAACGAAGGTCTGATGGCCCCCTTCGCCGCGCACTCGGCATCGGGTCTTTTACAATCGGCGCCATGACGATGCAGATCATCTCCCCCGCCAAGGTCTACCCCGTGATCGTCATCGGCAGCGGCGCTTCGGGCGGAATGGCGGCGTGGAACCTGACGCGCCAGGGCATCGAGGTCGTCCTGCTCGACGCGGGCGAGAAGTTCGACCGGGCCACGTACTGGACGCACGTCACACCGTGGGAAGCGCGCGAGCGGCGCGGGCGCGGCGAACGGGCGCCGCAGTTCTTTCTCGATACCAGGGAATCGCCGTACGCCACCCCCACGGGCCGGCCCTTCGAGCTGACCCGCGTGTGGGGCCACGGCGGCAAGACCAACGTCTGGGGTCGCGTCAGCCTACGGCTCTCCGACGTCAATCTCAAAGAGCCGGCGCGCGACGGTTGGGAGATCCCCTGGCCGATCGCGTACGCCGACATCGCGCCGTACTACGACCGTGTCGATCAGCTGATCGGTGTCTGCGGGGGGGACGACGACTCCGACATCCTGCCGGGCAGCCGATTTCACCTGCCGCCGCCGGCGCCGCGCTGCGCCGAGCGCCTGATTCA
Encoded here:
- a CDS encoding UDP-glucuronic acid decarboxylase family protein translates to MPRAVITGAAGFIGSHLSEALLDRGWSVVGIDNLLTGSVGNIAHLAGRDFMFVKHDVTNYVYVDGPVDVVFHWASPASPIDYLELPIPTLKVGALGTHKALGLAKAKRARFVIASTSEVYGDPLEHPQKETYWGNVNPVGPRGVYDEAKRFAEAMTMAYHRYHGVDTKIVRIFNTYGPRMRLNDGRAVPAFMSQALRGEDITIFGSGQQTRSFCYVSDLVDGILRLAESSENDPVNIGNPHEMTIEEIAATIVRMSGSKSRLVYRPLPVDDPKQRRPDITRARTLLGWEPKVALEEGLTKTLDYFRTKV